The following proteins come from a genomic window of Aspergillus oryzae RIB40 DNA, chromosome 4:
- a CDS encoding ChAPs family protein (predicted protein) — protein sequence MVAPAVPELYEEEDLFAAVDARTESLQNLRELGPPDLLLTECSLSQTGVYHHVTGIDASSSASLAAYVNTLTFSPLDKTHKVVSGIYCCYNAFSHLDMRVEVKIPGSLESYCIDERGDKRVATEALWLETFLCGVLRAYTYADDGSGDSIRKIVGVRRFNPVTNTEMEHKFMDAAERLFFLGRQLSSDPETQVPNTVSNHLTSGLLKYIRTTGRYTSGINLLEKLRIRDVEVSSLLARVLIMADEEVQAVRLMYDSLQDVPMDYALLDCQAAFCQSKGESEMALECAKRAVTAAPSEFSTWARLAEVYVNSEQWDLALLTLNSCPMFTYQDKDTPRMPQPSRIMLPILAESMLDEIDEGQPKQGDPHDYVHPSLRRLHASAYQGTFLKAYNLLTKIAAAIGWDQLLKIRSEVFVMEEEYRVERQHSKSIRRSSSIATNGNEDQQNGTNAEEQDENPETTPSENKEEQAGDSIEKPEQTMASEVVKSGKEEPDPSHSSYTQFRNKRLCERWLDNLFMVLYEDLRIYTIWRTEMAQYRQQAIEYKKSATEWEILGELAERLHHFDEAIEAYQHCMAIRFSPKAMRGVLKLYESKHDTRGMLGALIRLIAWQYRWYSEFSPELLYLIRKLIEDEGAVKVRSIVQATNLPQPVLDLTHQYCQLCATFRSSGSDG from the exons ATGGTTGCGCCAGCTGTCCCCGA ACTCtacgaagaggaagaccTCTTCGCCGCTGTCGATGCACGTACTGAATCACTACAGAACTTGCGGGAATTAGGTCCGCCGGACCTG TTACTAACGGAGTGTTCACTATCACAGACCGGAGTCTATCACCATGTCACGGGCATTgatgcttcttcttccgctaGCTTAGCTGCCTATGTAAATACGCTAACCTTCTCCCCCCTCGATAAGACGCACAAAGTGGTTTCAGGAATATACTG CTGCTACAATGCCTTCTCGCACCTTGACATGCGCGTCGAAGTCAAAATTCCCGGTAGTCTCGAGAGCTACTGCATTGACGAGCGCGGGGATAAACGTGTTGCAACTGAAGCCCTATGGCTAGAGACGTTTCTGTGTGGAGTCTTGCGAGCTTATACCTATGCGGACGATGGTAGCGGAGATTCGATTCGAAAGATTGTCGGAGTGCGTCGATTCAACCCAGTCACAAATACAGAGATGGAGCACAAGTTCATGGATGCTGCGGAacgtcttttcttcttgggtAGGCAGCTGAGCTCCGATCCTGAGACTCAAGTTCCCAACACTGTCAGCAATCATCTTACTTCGGGCCTTTTGAAATACATTCGAACAACGGGACGCTACACATCTGGCATAAATCTTCTAGAAAAACTCCGCATACGGGATGTTGAGGTCTCTTCCCTGCTAGCCCGGGTCCTTATAATGGCAGATGAGGAGGTGCAAGCAGTGCGGCTGATGTACGACTCACTGCAGGACGTCCCCATGGACTATGCATTGCTCGACTGCCAGGCAGCCTTCTGTCAGAGTAAGGGAGAGAGTGAAATGGCTTTGGAGTGCGCGAAGCGAGCCGTGACTGCTGCACCTAGCGAATTCAGCACTTGGGCACGACTGGCTGAAGTGTATGTGAACTCGGAACAATGGGACCTCGCACTTCTTACATTAAATTCATGCCCGATGTTTACGTACCAAGATAAAGACACCCCTCGCATGCCACAACCGTCACGCATCATGCTTCCTATCCTCGCAGAGAGTATGTTGGACGAGATCGATGAGGGTCAGCCAAAGCAGGGGGACCCGCATGACTATGTCCATCCTTCTCTACGAAGACTGCACGCTTCCGCATACCAGGGGACGTTTCTGAAAGCATATAACCTCTTGACTAAGATTGCTGCCGCGATCGGCTGGGATCAGCTTTTGAAGATTCGCAGTGAAGTGTTTGTTATGGAAGAGGAGTATCGAGTCGAAAGGCAGCATTCAAAGTCGATACGACGCAGCAGTTCTATAGCGACCAATGGTAACGAAGACCAGCAAAATGGCACCAATGCTGAGGAACAGGATGAAAATCCGGAAACCACCCCCAGCGAAAACAAAGAGGAGCAAGCTGGAGACTCTATCGAGAAGCCAGAACAAACAATGGCCTCTGAGGTCGTGAAATctggcaaggaagaa CCCGACCCGTCGCATTCATCATACACACAGTTCCGCAACAAGCGTCTCTGCGAGAGGTGGCTCGATAATCTCTTCATGGTTCTCTATGAGGATCTTCGCATTTACACCATCTGGCGCACAGAGATGGCTCAGTACCGCCAGCAGGCTATTGAATACAAGAAGTCTGCCACGGAATGGGAAATTCTAGGCGAATTAGCAGAGCGACTGCATCACTTCGACGAGGCGATCGAGGCCTATCAACACTGCATGGCCATCCGATTCTCTCCCAAGGCCATGCGGGGCGTTCTGAAGTTGTATGAGAGTAAGCACGATACAAGAGGGATGCTCGGCGCATTGATTAGACTCATTGCCTGGCAGTACCGCTGGTACTCAGAG TTCTCTCCCGAATTACTCTATCTTATCCGCAAGCTCATCGAGGACGAAGGTGCCGTCAAGGTGCGCAGCATTGTCCAGGCGACCAATCTGCCACAGCCCGTACTTGATCTCACCCATCAATATTGCCAACTGTGCGCCACTTTCCGTAGCAGCGGCAGCGATGGCTAA
- the hir3 gene encoding putative transcriptional corepressor of histone genes (Hir3) (predicted protein), with amino-acid sequence MSTWVALNIEPAEAVEEEVDDTKEIQIEEALKLYQNALKLHSQGPAFYAQAAEAYDALLSSEIFKYPESLSDYKRAATELELTETSDYVGNADGAEPLGDYDINDSTSSTLLQTIYLAYKNHGQFVLDSLRAIIQNAAQESDSTPGLSAEIAERASTALTSFAEALERDDTDLNLWRQSARLCSTLQSYRLARYCLESVLADDENRLEVRTEQLGLEETFAEERLRETLLSLQDRISVCQVPIKKPKKALLKFLKRQSDPYPYLPGLPDSLQNVLPSKGPLALSTARHDLKPLSPTWADLGKTILQALTDKEQGTIDLGPGTAISVSTPALSPELKATATKETQVQDQSPRAQDEELSSDPKPITHMSGEDDNNMDFQPSVKHEALDSTAEHADDHSSIDQRAEKQLIESLEIQTSQSPELANQQETPNADDADPKSSTNGARKRSSTSAVAEDQTESVRSKSRRTRLRESHAEASLQADEVSFDHNKYYEDRLEVFVRADEWMFGTVESLLSKLGIEDLGSVDELRKQISPTSDGKDLPDSDINGKAEYILPRDLRHILKGWDEGKSQATLQCDNVAALQDIQGMGKSGLAIFLEHSRKSARKLGMKQVLSGIEELLMLMNTINDGWFHLREAAFEWLKCLLMPDYGRISAQDGVFGTSNFTIINSTYTLFQWPDTLKETVVQILIREDETIYKGVSEYIEALERQILGASADTPFEYTTNHFAYLEMAQAIFELHLDIYASINNPNSEIDQGIRVQQKDRLARWSLLARTSLTHFMDYSSPGSHQDNIVLRHIWASTFHSNMTTDAEREHVLLCLQELKHLLSRLKDPVISLVNNAIMPEISIEAVDQEISKLESMDFFMRIFNTESEDPVGLIETIEPILEPASVQFVEENTSEEQGHSLPTSQLHEMGSFLDRGDATLRLFLWRRLQDAYRKIDYAPKVVSCHLRSIETIVRELWNPEHLEEPSEHRQITLLRWLKSLDGILNKTVTAVLQEPAKAYECFDMDHVKSSLSAVTLVLKLLHSFVLYEDSVRVGQLSGSDVRGALAKSLESFRDKLREMHVRCWILHYTLVREAIAQNPELFETPLEDRILYLRSVHNALGIRKMCKRSHKQFLKLVKSEIFSLDEKADYEYDICQLLYDIHGIKLSPVDGYLEDHGCPPEKLDRSTAILMIDFVMKQAKKMNIRDLSKSDLKYTIEKMQQAIGTTKSSPPLSYNKRILTAYLKSPLNPTEIFRAVRGVEDLALLPVPTESAVIAKNGWYFLLGHAALTKFRSQKRLNPVPTTDLDEAITWFRQDLEHNTQRWESWYRLAQTYDSKLEEDITWSADKINNNRTELVTWQRYAIHSYAMAVATAARNADPTPETRALVSDLYTDFGIRLYSSSREPLSMAAFSLSDFTRHYNSEENQQMYEALPFKEMRLYSVWNLASYLLKRAIPDKPKSWMTRYMLSKCLWKMFSCDDSVRGTSKHVHLDDLLDSLLDSIDALPQKRDSRSDPIFEPHYKLVSIVHKLVHRGVVTPAEGSKTLVATPWARKVPPPEEGAPWKPYIMSVIRNLKHADKSNWHHRMAVRAAHITYDDEKDAAAAAGAKGELTQQIFTKTMTIQVWRPENERPGRHFVYTTRYVYFFVALLEQLEDRASLDQLLRRVRKKQGDFINHAKLWEDLCLTYARVIRKAGNINEGHDESVFKPIGWDEFVANTARLEGLLQLAPESITLLELLRDAVELKKLNNNLMKVSLLEDLIADIYSRLYEVNMPNVIEQANEENKEKMKVDHLLMASDGAADTPTPPTSAPASEAPAPRGRTKGIARRDIQKRAETIVQRKLAPRAPIAKAPAAAESEPSHGVGAVTSAPEQTKDTATSAAVADELASGQQSDIPNSLHDSADDESELSEIDDEKLSKLAAERSLLFPNLQDRGSLDPEVGMSAAASADGDGANEGAGDGEEDADREEDADLGDEGETMVEEGETMVEEGDDGADGDEAEIDGEGEGEGEGEGEGEDEEDNEAAGEEEGVGEGDGEPEGEADANEANEMDVDDGGEQPAAAEADQESDHVSDSEAMDI; translated from the exons ATGTCAACCTGGGTGGCATTAAACATCGAGCCCGCTGAGGCggtagaagaagaggttgatgACACTAAGGAAATCCAAATTGAGGAAGCTCTCAAGCTATACCAAAATGCTCTGAAACTTCACTCACAGGGTCCCGCCTTCTACGCCCAAGCTGCGGAAGCATATGATGCTCTTCTTAGTTCGGAAATATTCAAGTACCCGGAGTCTCTCTCCGACTACAAAAGAGCTGCTACTGAGCTTGAATTGACTGAGACATCCGACTATGTTGGTAATGCAGACGGTGCTGAACCGCTAGGAGATTACGATATCAATGATTCCACATCCAGTACTTTGCTGCAGACCATCTATCTTGCGTATAAAAACCACGGGCAGTTCGTACTAGATTCTTTGCGCGCCATTATACAGAATGCTGCCCAGGAGTCAGACTCCACTCCAGGTCTCTCGGCTGAAATTGCTGAGCGTGCAAGCACTGCCCTGACGTCTTTCGCTGAAGCCCTGGAGCGTGATGACACAGACCTTAACCTTTGGAGACAAAGCGCCAGGCTCTGCAGCACATTACAAAGCTATCGATTAGCCCGTTACTGCTTGGAAAGTGTCCTggcagatgatgaaaatCGCCTGGAGGTCCGAACAGAACAGCTAGGCTTAGAAGAAACTTTCGCAGAAGAGCGTCTTCGGGAAACCTTGCTGTCGTTGCAAGATAGGATATCGGTCTGCCAAGTCCCGATtaagaaacccaaaaaagCCCTTCTCAAATTTCTCAAGCGCCAAAGTGACCCTTATCCGTATCTGCCTGGATTACCCGACAGCCTTCAGAATGTCCTTCCGTCGAAAGGCCCCCTAGCTTTAAGCACCGCACGACATGATCTGAAGCCTCTTTCACCGACATGGGCCGATCTTGGCAAGACCATCCTCCAAGCGTTAACGGACAAGGAGCAGGGCACCATTGATCTCGGCCCCGGTACTGCAATCAGCGTTTCAACACCAGCTCTTAGCCCCGAACTGAAAGCTACGGCGACCAAAGAAACACAAGTTCAAGACCAGTCACCAAGGgcacaggatgaagagctttcAAGTGACCCGAAGCCAATCACCCACATGTCGGGGGAAGATGACAACAACATGGATTTTCAGCCATCTGTGAAGCATGAAGCGCTGGACTCAACCGCAGAACACGCCGATGACCACTCGTCTATTGATCAACGGGCTGAAAAGCAACTTATAGAGTCATTGGAGATCCAGACGTCACAATCTCCCGAGCTAGCTAATCAACAGGAAACTCCAAATGCCGACGATGCTGACCCTAAATCATCGACTAATGGGGCACGAAAGCGATCTTCTACGTCAGCCGTCGCCGAGGACCAGACAGAAAGCGTTCGATCCAAGAGCAGAAGAACCCGTCTACGAGAATCACATGCAGAGGCTTCGTTACAAGCTGATGAAGTCTCATTTGACCATAACAAATACTACGAAGACCGTCTAGAAGTTTTCGTTAGAGCTGACGAATGGATGTTCGGCACGGTTGAATCTCTGTTGTCCAAGTTGGGGATTGAAGACTTAGGGTCAGTTGATGAGCTAAGGAAACAAATTTCTCCTACTTCTGATGGGAAAGACCTCCCAGATAGTGATATCAACGGGAAGGCTGAGTACATTCTACCTCGAGATTTAAGGCACATCTTGAAAGGCTGGGATGAAGGAAAGTCTCAGGCGACACTCCAATGTGATAATGTTGCGGCGCTTCAGGACATTCAAGGGATGGGCAAGTCTGGACTCGCTATCTTCCTAGAGCACTCCAGAAAGTCTGCCCGAAAGCTCGGGATGAAGCAAGTTCTCTCCGGTATCGAGGAACTACTCATGCTCATGAATACCATCAATGATGGATGGTTCCATCTCCGTGAAGCCGCTTTTGAGTGGCTTAAATGCCTTCTCATGCCAGATTACGGACGTATTTCTGCACAGGATGGTGTATTCGGCACTTCAAACTTCACCATCATAAATTCGACATACACTTTGTTCCAATGGCCAGACACACTGAAAGAGACGGTGGTGCAAATATTGATACGCGAAGATGAAACCATCTACAAGGGAGTGAGCGAATACATCGAGGCTCTTGAACGCCAAATCCTTGGCGCTAGCGCTGACACGCCGTTTGAATACACTACGAATCATTTCGCATATCTCGAGATGGCTCAAGCCATATTTGAGCTCCatcttgatatatatgcTTCCATTAACAACCCAAACAGTGAAATCGACCAAGGGATTAGAGTACAGCAAAAAGATCGTTTAGCACGGTGGAGCTTACTGGCGCGTACTTCACTGACTCACTTCATGGATTACTCTTCACCCGGCAGTCATCAGGATAATATTGTTCTTCGCCATATCTGGGCTTCCACCTTCCACTCGAACATGACAACGGACGCCGAGCGGGAACATGTATTGCTTTGTCTTCAGGAACTGAAGCACTTACTCAGCCGCTTGAAGGATCCAGTGATAAGCCTAGTAAACAACGCAATTATGCCGGAAATATCAATTGAGGCCGTTGACCAAGAGATTTCGAAGCTGGAGTCTATGGACTTCTTCATGAGGATCTTTAATACTGAATCAGAAGATCCTGTGGGACTCATCGAAACCATAGAACCTATTCTGGAACCTGCTTCGGTCCAGTTTGTTGAAGAAAACACTTCAGAGGAACAGGGACATTCGCTGCCGACGTCACAGCTCCACGAAATGGGTTCTTTCTTAGATCGAGGGGACGCTACACTGAGGCTTTTCCTATGGAGGAGGCTACAAGATGCGTACAGGAAGATCGATTACGCACCGAAAGTGGTGTCGTGCCACCTGCGGAGTATTGAAACTATTGTGAGAGAGCTTTGGAACCCTGAACATCTAGAAGAACCTAGTGAGCACCGCCAAATCACTTTGCTCCGTTGGTTAAAGTCTCTCGATGGAATATTGAATAAGACCGTAACAGCAGTTTTACAAGAGCCAGCCAAGGCATACGAATGCTTTGATATGGACCACGTCAAGTCCTCGCTATCTGCAGTAACGCTGGTATTGAAACTACTTCACAGTTTTGTGCTTTACGAAGACTCAGTTCGTGTGGGCCAGTTGTCTGGCTCCGACGTACGCGGAGCGTTGGCAAAGTCGTTGGAAAGTTTCAGGGATAAGCTGCGGGAAATGCATGTCCGTTGTTGGATCCTTCACTATACCTTGGTGAGAGAAGCTATTGCGCAGAATCCAGAGCTCTTCGAGACACCCCTTGAGGACCGCATTCTTTACTTGCGCTCTGTACACAATGCCTTGGGCATCAGGAAGATGTGCAAACGTTCCCACAAGCAGTTTCTTAAGCTTGTTAAATCCGAGATTTTCTCCTTGGATGAGAAAGCGGATTATGAGTATGATATCTGCCAACTACTTTACGACATACACGGCATCAAATTGTCACCGGTTGATGGTTATCTGGAGGACCACGGCTGTCCACCGGAGAAACTGGATCGCTCTACAGCTATTTTGATGATTGACTTTGTCATGAAGCAGGCGAAGAAAATGAACATCAGGGATCTGTCAAAATCTGACTTGAAGTACACTATTGAGAAGATGCAACAAGCCATCGGCACCACAAAGTCATCGCCTCCATTATCCTATAATAAGCGCATTCTGACAGCTTACTTGAAATCACCGCTAAACCCAACGGAAATCTTCCGTGCCGTTCGGGGAGTTGAAGATCTTGCGTTGCTCCCTGTGCCCACCGAGAGTGCAGTCATTGCGAAGAATGGATGGTACTTCCTTCTAGGACATGCTGCGCTGACCAAATTCCGCTCTCAGAAGCGTCTCAACCCCGTTCCAACCACTGATCTGGACGAAGCTATCACGTGGTTCAGACAGGACCTGGAACACAACACACAGAGATGGGAATCCTGGTATCGACTTGCCCAGACCTATGATTCGAAGCTGGAGGAGGACATAACGTGGTCAGCGGACAAGATCAATAATAACCGCACAGAGTTGGTGACTTGGCAACGCTATGCGATCCATAGCTatgccatggctgttgcAACGGCAGCAAGAAACGCAGATCCTACACCGGAGACTCGAGCGCTCGTATCCGACCTCTACACCGACTTTGGAATCCGTTTGTACTCGTCTTCTCGAGAACCCTTATCCATGGCCGCTTTTAGCCTTTCCGATTTCACTCGACATTACAACAGTGAAGAGAACCAACAGATGTACGAAGCGCTTCCATTCAAGGAGATGAGGTTGTACTCCGTCTGGAATCTTGCGAGTTACCTCCTTAAGCGTGCCATTCCTGATAAGCCCAAGAGTTGGAT GACTCGCTACATGCTAAGTAAATGTCTCTGGAAGATGTTCAGCTGTGACGACTCCGTCAGGGGCACATCAAAGCACGTCCaccttgatgatctcctaGATTCTCTGCTCGATTCTATTGATGCACTGCCTCAGAAGAGGGATTCTCGGTCGGATCCTATCTTCGAACCCCACTATAAGCTCGTGTCCATTGTTCACAAACTGGTTCATAGAGGAGTGGTTACG ccGGCTGAAGGAAGTAAGACTCTGGTGGCCACTCCTTGGGCGCGAAAGGTACCACCTCCGGAGGAAGGCGCCCCTTGGAAGCCATACATAATGTCTGTCATTCGAAACTTAAAGCATGCCGACAAGTCGAACTGGCACCATCGCATGGCTGTCAGG GCTGCACATATCACttatgatgatgaaaaggacgCTGCCGCAGCTGCAGGAGCCAAGGGTGAACTGACACAGCAGATATTCACAAAGACAATGACGATCCAAGTGTGGAGGCCTGAGAATGAGCGTCCCGGTAGACACTTCGTTTACACGACACGATACGTGTATTTCTTCGTGGCTCTACTAGAACAACTGGAAGATCGTGCAAGCCTCGACCAACTACTACGTCGAGTCAGGAAAAAGCAGGGCGATTTCATCAACCATGCAAAACTATGGGAGGACCTCTGTCTAACCTATGCACGAGTCATACGAAAAGCAGGAAACATTAACGAAGGACATGATGAAAGCGTCTTCAAACCCATTGGGTGGGACGAATTCGTCGCAAACACAGCTCGCCTAGAGGGTCTCCTCCAGTTAGCTCCAGAAAGCATTACACTTCTCGAACTTCTCCGCGACGCCGTCGAGTTAAAGAAGTTAAATAACAACCTCATGAAAGTCTCCTTGTTAGAAGACCTCATCGCCGACATCTACTCACGCCTATACGAAGTCAACATGCCCAACGTCATCGAACAAGcaaacgaagaaaacaaagagaaaatgaaggtAGACCATCTCCTCATGGCCAGCGATGGCGCCGCAGACACTCCTACACCCCCAACCTCCGCCCCTGCATCCGAAGCCCCAGCACCCCGCGGCCGCACAAAGGGCATCGCAAGACGCGACATCCAGAAACGGGCGGAGACAATCGTCCAACGCAAACTCGCGCCTCGCGCTCCTATCGCCAAAGCACCGGCCGCTGCAGAAAGCGAACCATCCCACGGCGTCGGCGCGGTCACTTCCGCTCCCGAGCAAACGAAGGATACCGCTACATCTGCTGCTGTAGCTGACGAACTGGCCTCGGGGCAACAGAGCGATATTCCTAATAGCCTGCATGACAGTGCTGATGATGAAAGCGAGCTGAGCGAGATAGATGATGAGAAATTATCCAAGCTTGCGGCGGAGCGCAGCTTGTTGTTCCCTAATCTGCAGGATCGGGGATCTTTGGATCCGGAGGTGGGAATGTCGGCTGCAGCTAGCGCTGATGGAGACGGAGCTAATGAAGGGGCCGGCgacggggaagaagatgctgatagggaggaagatgctgaccttggtgatgaaggagagacCATGGTCGAGGAAGGCGAGACTATGGTagaggaaggcgatgatggtgctgatggcgatgaagcCGAGATTGACGGAGAGGgggagggtgagggtgaaggtgaaggcgagggagaagacgaagaggataaTGAAGCCgctggggaagaagaaggggtgGGGGAAGGTGATGGTGAGCCTGAGGGCGAAGCTGACGCGAACGAAGCCAACGAAATGGATGTCGACGACGGGGGCGAGCAGCCCGCTGCTGCTGAGGCTGATCAGGAAAGTGACCATGTGTCTGATTCGGAAGCAATGGATATCTGA
- a CDS encoding uncharacterized protein (predicted protein): MDKSHPICFLFLVVVLPEYEDSEVGESEGEEEGSEEEVPSDEEEEEEEEEEPAEEQGKRFPIPCLSPPHIPGHTILQKLQANMKNPQDPPPPRNARQQPPQLKKVRAK; encoded by the exons ATGGATAAATCTCATCCCatttgttttttgtttctggttgTTGTACTGCCTGA GTATGAGGACTCTGAAGTAGGCGAAAgcgaaggtgaagaagagggaagtGAAGAGGAGGTTCCTTccgatgaggaggaagaggaagaagaagaagaagaacccgCTGAAGAGCAAGGTAAGCGCTTCCCTATTCCCTGTCTCTCTCCCCCACACATACCTGGGCATACTATTCTTCAGAAACTACAAGCTAACATGAAGAATCCTCAGGACCCCCCGCCACCAAGAAACGCAAGACAGCAGCCGccccagctgaagaaggtgagggcgaagtaa